In Ignavibacteria bacterium, the genomic stretch GCTGAGGCCAGTGGTAACCTGTTTGCTGATGACAGACTCTGTTGTTCCGTTTTCTCTCTGCTCCAGGGTTTCACCAACGCAGAAAATGGCTGTGAGTCCGCTTGCAACAGCTTTCTTGATTTTTTTGTTGATCAGCTCGTCAGACTCCATAAAGATTGTTCTTCTTTCGGAATGGCCCAAAATGACGTACTGGCAGCCTGCGCTTTTGAGCATTTCAGCAGAAATTTCACCCGTGTAGGCTCCGCTTTCTTCGAAATACATATTCTGTGCGCCGAGCTGAATATTTGAATCCTTTATTAGTGTCTTTGCCGTATCAAGTGAAGTAAAAGGAGGGCATATGATTACATCCGCCTTTAAGTCCTGTCCGGCAAGGCTTTTCTTAAGTTCTGAGATCAGTTTTACTGAGGCCGGAATATCATTATACATTTTCCAGTTTCCGGCTATTACTTTTTTTCGCATTTATTCCTCTATATTGATTTGAGTCAAATTAAACTCATGTACTTCTAATTTCAATAAAATGAGCCTGATTCTCTTTCCCTTGAGGGGGGATATAGGGAAAGAGAATCTAAAAAAGGCCCTTAGTTGACGGCTTCAACGCGCCTGATGCCGGGGACTTCTCTTATAAGAGCCCTTTCAACTCCGGCGCGCAGAGTCATCTGAGACATAGGGCAATGACCACAGGCCCCCGTAAGCTTTACTTCAACAATACCTTCCTGCGTGACGCGCACAAGTTCCACGTCGCCGCCGTCTGCCTGAAGATAAGGCCTGATGGTATCCAGTGCTTTCAATACTTTTTCTTCCATTACATTCCCCATGTTTTTTTACTCCTGCTTATTTTTCATCTCCAAGAATAATATCCACTTTCTTTGATGCTGCTGAAATCAGTTCGATGCTGACCTGTGCGGCCAGGTTGCGTGAGATCTCCTGAATTACCCTGGCATATTCCGTATCAGGCATTTCATGTACGATCGGCTTTCCTGTATCTCCGCCTATTCTGATTCTTGGGTCTATGGGAATTCCGCCTAAAAATGGCACATTGTACTGCTCGGCCATTTTCTGCCCTCCGCCCAAACCGAAAATGTCGTACTTATTGTCGGTATCGGGAGCTATAAAATAACTCATATTTTCCACAATACCAAGCACCGGAACGTTAACTCTTGAGAACATCATAAGACCCTTGCGTGCGTCAATTAGGGATACTTCCTGTGGTGTAGTAACAATTACCGCTCCTGTAAGGGGAATCGTCTGAACCAGCGTCAGCTGTATGTCGCCCGTTCCCGGAGGGAGGTCAAAGATGAGATAATCCAGCTCACCCCAGTTTACATCGCTCATGAACTGCTTTACGGCTCCTGAAGCCATAGGGCCGCGCCAGATTACAGGGGCTCCGTCATCAAGCATAAAGCCTATTGACATAACCTTTACACCCAGGCGCTCCAAGGGGAGCATCTGCTGTGTTACGGGATCCTGGTAAATTCTGGGCTTCTCTGTAATTCCAAGCATCAATGGGACGCTGGGACCGTAAATATCGGCGTCCAGAAGCCCCACCTTGGCGCCGTCTTTTGCCAGAGCCACGGCAAGGTTAACTGCAACCGTGCTTTTACCAACGCCGCCTTTGCCGCTTGCAACGGCAATTGTGTTCTTAACGTTCGGCAGAACGGCTTCTTTTCTGTTATCCTGATGCTGCCTTACATTGCTCGTCATGTTTATGCTGATATTGCCGATTGTGGGGATATCGTTTTTTAATGCCTCCACGCAGTCACTTTTAATTTTTTCTTTCAGCGGGCATGCAGGAGTTGTAAGTTCCACGTCAAAAGAAACGTTATTTCCATCTATATTAATATTTTTAACCATACCAAGCTTAACTATATCTCTTCTGAGGTCAGGATCCTGGACCTTCTTAAGGGATGCTAAGATAGTTTCTGATGTTAATTTGGACAAATTTTCCTCCAATGAAAAAATATCTGTAAAATTAAGAAAAATTTTTGGAATTCAGAAGGTAGAACTCCGAATTTGAGTTTCAGAATGCAGATTTTGGCCCGAAATTCGCAGCTGCATATTTGAAACACTACAAAACAAATGATATCAAATCATTTAATCAATTCAAAAAATCGGGTCTTGAAGAAGGGCTTGCCAGGCAAAGGCGCCTTTTCCACGGAAGAAACCTCATTTAAAGAACCAGGATAGTGATCCCCCACTTGCAGAAACCAGTAAAAAAATCTACCCTCCAAATGCATCAACTTAAGAAAGAAAACACCTAATATATCTGAACAACCAAATTTAAGCACATAAAAAGCCGCGAGAGCGGCTTTCTATCTGTAGCCCAGGGTCTCAAATTCGCCGTGGCGAATGCAGACACCCTGGGTTATGAATAACCAACACACCCCACCCCACACAAAAAACACCCGACACAAAAAACACCCCCAAAACCACGCGAGTGGTTTTATATCTGTTACCAGGCGCACAACCATCATATCCACCCTTGCATCTTGGATTAGAATTCACAACAATATCTATATCCTTCCATATATTAACACATTCATGAGGCATATAGAACTATGGCAGACACGTATTCTCAGATTTATATTCACATCGTCCATTCCACTTTGGGAAGAGAACCTTTGATTACTCCTGAAATAAAGGAGGAAATATGCCGCTACATCACCGGCATCATCAGACAAAGAGGGCAGAAGATGATCTCAATTAACTGTGTAAGTGACCATATTCACTACTTCATAGGGCTCCATCCGAACGTGAATGTTTCTGACATAGTCAGGGATGTAAAACATTTCTCTTCAAAGTTTATAAATGAGAAACACTTATGCAATTGCAATTTCAGGTGGCAGGACGGCTTCGGTGCATTCTCATATTCACATTCCCAGATCCCCGTGGTCTCGAGGTATATTGAAGGCCAGGAGGAGCACCACAAAAGGCAGTCATTTCATGACGAATACATCAAAATGCTTGAGGCATTTGGAATAAAATACGACCCGAAATACCTTCTGGGATAGATCCAGGGAATGTTCCGGGTTATAAGACCATTTGTAACAGACATAAAACCACTCGCGTGGTTTTATTGGGGTGGTTGGGGATCATTTTACCCAGGGTTTTGGCCATCCGCCTTCGGCGGCTGGCGGGCAAACCCTGGGCTACAGACAGAAAACCGCTCTCGCGGTTTTTTATAGGCTTAGCTCTATATTCCCGATTTCTTTATCATTAATTACTACTCTTAGGCTGACACCTGAATCCTTAGCCGGGATTTTATTTATAGCAGGTAAAAGGTATAAAATTACCTGCCTGCTCATACAGGGCTTATGAAGCCAAAAACGATACATGGAAAAATTTTTATTCTTATGCTGTGAATTGGATCACAGGGCTTTTAGGACTTGGGCTCTTTGCCTTGATATTTGCTGAATATCTTTATTACTTATTTTTAGAGGCCATTGCCCCTTTAGCTTCAGGGGGTTGTTCTCCGGAAGGAGAGAAAACACGCGGAAAAGGGGCAAAAAGAGGAGAGTGTAACTGAAAAAGGAGCCGAAAGGGGGAAGTTTTACAAAGTAAGCAGATATCCTGAAACTTAAGTTTTGCATGGCACCGGCTAGGGCCATGCGGGGGAGTGGTATCTTCAGG encodes the following:
- a CDS encoding triose-phosphate isomerase — translated: MRKKVIAGNWKMYNDIPASVKLISELKKSLAGQDLKADVIICPPFTSLDTAKTLIKDSNIQLGAQNMYFEESGAYTGEISAEMLKSAGCQYVILGHSERRTIFMESDELINKKIKKAVASGLTAIFCVGETLEQRENGTTESVISKQVTTGLSGISAEELKKVIVAYEPVWAIGTGKTATPEQAQEVHASIRNLLKKLYSNEAAEDVTIQYGGSVKPENASLLLSQKDIDGALVGGACLKADSFTSIIKSA
- a CDS encoding NifU family protein encodes the protein MEEKVLKALDTIRPYLQADGGDVELVRVTQEGIVEVKLTGACGHCPMSQMTLRAGVERALIREVPGIRRVEAVN
- the apbC gene encoding iron-sulfur cluster carrier protein ApbC codes for the protein MSKLTSETILASLKKVQDPDLRRDIVKLGMVKNINIDGNNVSFDVELTTPACPLKEKIKSDCVEALKNDIPTIGNISINMTSNVRQHQDNRKEAVLPNVKNTIAVASGKGGVGKSTVAVNLAVALAKDGAKVGLLDADIYGPSVPLMLGITEKPRIYQDPVTQQMLPLERLGVKVMSIGFMLDDGAPVIWRGPMASGAVKQFMSDVNWGELDYLIFDLPPGTGDIQLTLVQTIPLTGAVIVTTPQEVSLIDARKGLMMFSRVNVPVLGIVENMSYFIAPDTDNKYDIFGLGGGQKMAEQYNVPFLGGIPIDPRIRIGGDTGKPIVHEMPDTEYARVIQEISRNLAAQVSIELISAASKKVDIILGDEK
- the tnpA gene encoding IS200/IS605 family transposase — protein: MADTYSQIYIHIVHSTLGREPLITPEIKEEICRYITGIIRQRGQKMISINCVSDHIHYFIGLHPNVNVSDIVRDVKHFSSKFINEKHLCNCNFRWQDGFGAFSYSHSQIPVVSRYIEGQEEHHKRQSFHDEYIKMLEAFGIKYDPKYLLG